A stretch of Mycobacterium sp. ITM-2016-00316 DNA encodes these proteins:
- a CDS encoding SRPBCC family protein, which translates to MAHSDEVDSALTVTRETAASREQVWAVIADGWTYSQWVVGNSRMRAVDPRWPEVSSTIDHSIGVWPLLVDDQTVVEDCEPRRQIVLLAKGRPFGKARVTLRLSDTAEGGCRIEMAEVPVGFPMGWIPERLALAAAVPRNRECTQRLAAIAERRSPER; encoded by the coding sequence ATGGCGCACTCCGACGAGGTCGACAGCGCACTGACCGTGACGCGGGAGACCGCTGCCTCGCGTGAACAGGTATGGGCTGTGATCGCCGACGGCTGGACCTACTCACAGTGGGTGGTGGGCAACAGTCGGATGCGTGCGGTCGATCCACGGTGGCCGGAGGTGTCCAGCACGATCGATCATTCGATCGGGGTGTGGCCGCTGCTGGTGGATGACCAGACGGTGGTCGAGGACTGTGAGCCGCGGCGACAGATTGTTCTCTTGGCGAAGGGCCGTCCGTTCGGCAAGGCGCGGGTCACGCTCCGGCTCTCGGACACCGCTGAGGGCGGGTGCCGTATCGAGATGGCCGAGGTGCCGGTGGGATTCCCGATGGGATGGATACCTGAGCGGCTCGCGCTCGCCGCCGCCGTCCCCCGAAATCGAGAGTGCACTCAGCGCCTCGCCGCCATCGCCGAACGTCGGTCGCCTGAGCGCTGA
- a CDS encoding cutinase family protein: protein MFIRLGTAVAVAATALVGLAGGTAAAAPACADFHWIGAAGSGQRDGANLTANGGMGDVVYQSYQQLSAELAAGGRTITAEAVQYPAAPVPLGDGLGGWMDFMDSVEDGTEAAADQLEAFTERCPQTKVVLAGYSQGAMVIHRNLHDLAEAPNVAAALLVADGDRLPADTTINLGSTAVLPGVGKGVAQEHSFLASTDTSPLPPAIGARTVSVCDVGDPVCDYDADAEELPASAIAIHTAYAPAVSGPHAWGGPLYNLVMSSSPVPAVADATA from the coding sequence CCGCGGCCGCGCCCGCGTGCGCGGATTTCCACTGGATCGGCGCCGCCGGTTCGGGTCAGCGTGACGGTGCCAATCTGACCGCCAACGGCGGCATGGGCGACGTGGTCTACCAGTCCTACCAGCAGCTGAGCGCCGAACTGGCCGCCGGCGGGCGGACCATCACGGCCGAGGCCGTGCAGTACCCGGCGGCACCGGTCCCGCTCGGTGACGGGCTCGGCGGCTGGATGGACTTCATGGACAGCGTCGAGGACGGCACCGAGGCCGCCGCCGATCAGCTCGAGGCGTTCACCGAGAGGTGCCCGCAGACCAAGGTCGTGCTCGCCGGCTACTCCCAGGGTGCGATGGTGATCCACCGCAATCTGCACGACCTGGCCGAGGCTCCGAACGTGGCGGCCGCCCTGCTGGTCGCCGACGGAGACCGATTGCCTGCTGACACCACCATCAACCTGGGATCGACAGCGGTGCTGCCGGGCGTAGGCAAGGGTGTCGCGCAGGAGCACTCCTTCCTGGCCTCGACCGACACCTCGCCGCTGCCGCCGGCCATCGGTGCACGCACCGTCAGCGTCTGCGATGTGGGCGATCCGGTGTGTGACTACGACGCCGACGCCGAAGAGTTGCCGGCCTCGGCCATCGCCATCCACACCGCCTACGCCCCCGCGGTCAGCGGGCCGCACGCCTGGGGTGGGCCGTTGTACAACCTGGTGATGAGCTCGAGCCCGGTGCCCGCGGTGGCCGACGCCACGGCGTGA
- a CDS encoding helix-turn-helix transcriptional regulator, which produces MKADRVDVRPERTDIDSNDSDLIHKHLDQAYSARFTITRAGGPSIGCSCTHSRMDIGSYAIEEIRHDGDVTLRADRVPSVVALFVRSGRADVVHGRLAGTAGPGEWVLASTGVGGVQVRLVGAELRAVVLSRSLLTEVAAIDTDAASVPRFTGLTPTTGTAGRTLEATERFLHRILTVPEPLESRVLLASAGRMLASAILTAFPNDLPADGTADTSGNAHPALLRQAIDFIQDNAAHDIGVGDVASALYLSPRTVQYMFRRHLDTTPTAYLREVRLARAREELIASDRSVTTVAATAARWGFAHTGRFAVLYRRTFGESPHETLRR; this is translated from the coding sequence ATGAAAGCCGACCGTGTTGATGTCCGCCCTGAGCGTACCGACATCGACTCCAACGATTCAGACCTGATCCACAAGCATCTCGATCAGGCGTATTCCGCCCGTTTCACCATCACCCGCGCAGGTGGCCCCTCCATCGGTTGTTCGTGCACGCACTCACGGATGGACATCGGTAGCTACGCGATCGAAGAGATCCGGCATGACGGCGACGTCACGCTGCGGGCCGACCGCGTGCCCTCGGTGGTCGCTCTGTTCGTGCGCAGCGGCCGCGCCGACGTGGTGCACGGCCGGCTCGCCGGTACTGCAGGCCCCGGCGAATGGGTGCTCGCCTCCACCGGTGTCGGTGGTGTCCAGGTCCGCCTCGTTGGCGCCGAGCTGCGTGCGGTGGTGCTGTCCCGCTCGCTGTTGACCGAGGTCGCGGCCATCGATACCGATGCGGCTTCGGTGCCGCGCTTCACCGGCCTCACCCCGACGACCGGGACCGCCGGGCGCACCCTTGAGGCCACCGAACGCTTCCTCCACCGCATACTCACCGTTCCAGAACCGCTCGAGAGTCGCGTCCTGTTGGCCTCGGCGGGCCGGATGCTGGCCAGCGCGATCCTCACCGCATTCCCGAACGACCTGCCCGCCGACGGCACGGCCGACACCTCCGGCAACGCCCACCCCGCGCTGCTGCGCCAGGCGATCGACTTCATCCAGGACAACGCCGCCCATGACATCGGGGTCGGGGATGTGGCCTCGGCGCTGTACCTGTCACCGCGCACGGTGCAGTACATGTTCCGCCGGCACCTCGACACCACGCCCACGGCCTATCTGCGCGAAGTCAGGCTCGCCCGGGCACGCGAAGAACTCATCGCCAGCGATCGCAGCGTCACCACCGTGGCCGCCACCGCGGCGCGCTGGGGGTTTGCCCACACGGGTCGCTTCGCGGTCCTGTACCGGCGCACCTTCGGCGAAAGCCCACACGAAACGCTGCGCCGCTGA
- a CDS encoding STAS domain-containing protein encodes MTEMLTNSAQARPGSAGLEFTTEWRDIDLAVITVVGDIDAANTQRLLDYTLNKVLLCRRMILDLSQVGFFASDGYWMLKTLDSRCVLADIEFNLVPGAHVGRMLQICRQADQHAP; translated from the coding sequence ATGACGGAAATGCTCACCAACAGCGCGCAGGCGCGTCCCGGATCCGCGGGGCTGGAATTCACGACCGAATGGCGCGATATCGATCTGGCGGTGATCACCGTGGTCGGCGACATCGACGCCGCGAACACCCAACGGTTGCTCGACTACACCTTGAACAAGGTTCTGCTGTGCCGGCGGATGATCCTCGACCTCTCGCAGGTCGGCTTCTTCGCCAGCGACGGCTACTGGATGTTGAAGACCCTCGATTCACGCTGCGTATTGGCCGATATCGAGTTCAACCTCGTGCCCGGCGCCCACGTCGGGCGCATGTTGCAGATCTGCCGGCAGGCAGACCAGCACGCACCCTGA